The following are encoded in a window of Ranitomeya variabilis isolate aRanVar5 chromosome 8, aRanVar5.hap1, whole genome shotgun sequence genomic DNA:
- the C8H3orf49 gene encoding putative uncharacterized protein C3orf49 homolog isoform X3: MEPKPKASESQSLIKKRGRGSQTNKGGSSQTKRKGIIRWHGAVSTNLLNQKVLVPNEELSSDSDSGSPITRGHKKKSVGQKMKIFMDKVLTTRIKEAKPVNVLQAASSGNESLEMSHKQHHLPKMIQHLALPRERVKGSGRRISRAAILQLDIHVVEAETERITTDKVIVRSKKSTRRVSVTSLPAGLQKGSYSSKKRQFALVKRKKKAVEKVKHQSEYTVGSLQTQITPTAYQ, from the exons ATGGAACCAAAGCCGAAGGCATCGGAGTCTCAGTCCCTTATCAAGAAGAGGGGCAGAGGATCCCAGACAAACAAGGGCGGTTCTTCTCAGACGAAACGAAAAGGCATTATCAG GTGGCATGGAGCTGTCTCAACCAACCTACTAAACCAAAAAGTCCTTGTCCCCAATGAAGAACTATCAAGTGACAGCGATTCTGGATCCCCCATAACCCGAGGACACAAGAAAAAAAGTGTGGGGCAAAAGATGAAAATTTTTATGGATAAAGTACTAACCACCAGAATAAAGGAAGCCAAGCCTGTGAACGTCCTTCAGGCTGCATCTTCTGGGAATGAGTCACTGGAGATGTCCCACAAACAGCATCATCTTCCTAAAATGATTCAACACCTCGCACTCCCACGGGAAAGAGTCAAAGGGTCAGGAAGGAGGATCTCACGAGCTG CAATTCTTCAACTGGATATTCATGTTGTAGAGGCAGAGACGGAGCGGATCACCACGGACAAAGTGATAGTGCGCTCCAAGAAATCCACCAGGCGAGTGTCTGTCACCTCGCTGCCCGCAGGTCTACAGAAG GGGTCCTATTCATCAAAAAAAAGGCAATTTGCTCTGGTTAAAAGGAAGAAGAAAGCAGTAGAGAAGGTGAAACATCAGTCCGAGTACACGGTCGGCAGTCTGCAGACGCAG atcacacccactgcataccagTGA